The genomic region GCTTTTTGATGGATACAATTATAAAATTTTTCAAACAGCAAAGGATCATAAAAAAATATATGATGGTGAAAAAGGACCTAATACGGGAGGTATGGGGGCAATATCACCTCATCCAGAATATAAAAATAGTTTAGTAAAAAAAATAGAAAATAAAATAATAATTCCAACAATAAGTGGAATAGTTAAAGAAGGATTAAATTACAAAGGAATAATTTTTATTGGATTAATGATAGTAAATGAAGAACCCTATTTATTAGAATATAATATAAGATTTGGAGATCCAGAAACTCAAGCGATGTTACTGCTTTTAGAAAGTGATTTGTTAGAAATTTTTGAACATATCATAGATGAAAAACTTGATGAAATAGAAATCAAGTGGAAAAACAAAGTTTCATGTTGTATTGTAGCTGCGTCAGAAGGTTATCCTTTGAAATATGAAAAAGGAAAAGAAATAAATATTAATACTGAATCACTGGTATTTCAAGCGGGTACAAAATTAGAAAATAGAAAACTTTTAACCAATGGTGGAAGAGTGTTATCGGTAGTTGAAGTTGGAGAAACATATAAAGAAGCAAGAGAAAAAGCATATTTGTCTATAAAAAATATAACTTTTGATGGAATATATTATAGAAATGATATAGGAAAAGGATGGTGAAATCACCATCCTTTTTTTTCAAAAGTGGAGATATAAAACTTATAGAATTTACAAAGAATGAAGGATGGGTTATGATATAATATAAATAAAAATTATAAGATTAGGGTGTGAATATGTTTATAAACTTCTTATATAATTTTAAATTAACTAAAGATCAAGAATATTTATCTAACGAATTGGATAGTTTTCTCTTCAACACGTTAGATTTTTTAATAGTTCAGGGTAGCGCTGGTACAGGAAAAACATTTTTAATTTCTCAATATGCAAGATATTTATATAGAAAACATAGAAATTTTGTAATATTAGCTCCTACAGGAAGAGCTGCAAAAATCCTTCATGAAAAATCTAAATTTAAAACAAAAACAATTCATAGTGAGGTTTACAGTTTTTTTGATAAAGAAATAAACCTTGATAAAGATGAAATAAAAATATATTTTAAATTAAAAGATTCATCATGGGATAACACCATTTTTATAGTCGATGAAAGCTCAATGATATCAGATACACCACAATCAGATGAAAATCTCATTTTTGGTAGTGGTAAATTACTTTCAGATTTAATTGATTATATTAAATCTGGTAATAACAATAAAATTATATTCTTAGGTGATGAATATCAACTTCCGCCGGTTAATTCTAATTTTTCTCCAGCTTTAAATAGAGAATATCTTGAAAAAAATTATAATTTAAAAGGTGAAAAAATAATACTCAATGAAATCGTTAGACAAAAAGAAGAGAGCTATATATTAAAAAATGCAAATACAATAAAAAATCATATAGATAAAAAAAAGTTTATAAATTTAAAATTTGAATATAATAATGATTTTATAAAAACTGATAAATTAATTGAAAAATATAATTATTCTGAGCCAGGGAAAGATATTATAATAACCTCAACAAATGAAAAAGCATTAAAATATAATCAAGAAATTAGAAAATTTTTGGGCTATAAAAATAATATTGAAATAGGAGATATATTATTAAATACAAAAAATGTATATTATAATGAAATAAACATATTTAATGGAGAATTTTTCAAAATAATTGATATATTAAACCATGAAAAAAAAGATGCCTTTATAGGAAAAAAAGAACATATAATTTTAGAATTTTATGATTTAAAATTAGAAAATGTATTTTCTAGTGAAACTATTCTATTTAAAGTATTAGCGAACTCATTGTTTTCAAAAACTGCAGATATAGATATTAATTTAAAAAAAGCATTATATAGTTTTTGTATAGACGATATGTATAAAAAAACAGGATTACCAATAGAATTTGTAATTCAACAATTAGATTCTCATCCATATTTTAACGCCTTGCATGTTAAATATGGCTATGCAGTAACTACACATAAAGCCCAGGGCGGCGAATGGAAAAATGTTTTTGTAGATCCATATTATTATAATTCACCAAAAACAAAAGAATATTTTCAATGGTTGTATACTTCAATAACCAGAGCTAAGGAGAGGATATATATTAAAGATTTACCTTTTAAAATTTTTTCACAGAAAAAATTAAAAATAGAAAAAGATTTTACAGTAAAAGAAAAAATAAAAATTTCATATAATTTAAACTTTTCAAACACTATATTGAGAGAATTATATCTTGCATTTAGAGAAAGAATTTTAGAAAAACAATTTGAAATAATAGGTGTAGAACATCATCAATATCAGGAAGTATATTATATAAAGAAAGACAAAGACTATTTGAAAGTGCAGATGTACTACAATAAAAATTATGAACCAACGAAATTAAAAATAATGGAAACTACAAATATTGAAAAAGCTCATAAATTTCTTGAGATTTTTAACGAAAAAATATTAGAAGAAGAAACTGCATATGAAGAAGATAGCGAAAATTGTATAAAAATATATGTAGATGGTAGTTATGATCAAAAATTGAAAAAATTTGGAGCTGGATTTGTTGTCGTTAAAGAAAATAAAGTGGAAAAATATTGGAAAGGTTATATAAATGAGAAATTTTTAAAACATAGAAATATATCTGGTGAAATATTTGCTGTTTTACTAGCATTAGAATATGCGAAAAAAGAAAATTTAAAGTGTGTTGAAATAAATTATGATTATCAGGGAATTGAAAAATGGGCATTGGGGTTATGGAAAACAAACACAGAATTGACAAAATACTATAAAAAACAGTATGATTATTATTCTAAATTTTTTCAAGTGAAGTTTAATAAAATAAAATCACATTCTGGAGATGAGTTTAATGATATGGCAGATGAGTTAGCTAAAAAGGCAGTATATGAGAATGATTATAATATCAAATATGATATTGAGGTGAAATTATGAATTTATTAGAATTAGCTAAAAAAAGAAAAACAGTAAGAAAATTTGATAGCAAAATGCCAAGTTTTGAAGATATAAAATACGCTATAGAAGTTGCCAAAGAAGCTCCATCAGGTAAAAATGATCAACCGTGGTTATATGTTTTGATTAAGGATGATAATAGAAAAAAAGAAATAAGAAAAATATGCGAAAAAGGTGAAAAAACATTTTATGATAATTCAAAAGGGGAATTAAGAGAATGGTTGGATAAAATGGGATTTTCATGGGAAAAGCCTTTTTTATCTGAAGCGCCATATTTATTATTTGTATATTCTAATATGAAGTCACCTTTTTCAAAAGAATCAGTGTGGATTTCAATAGGTTATTTATTATTAGCATTGGAAGAAAAAGGATTAGCTACAGTTACATATACACCTTCAAATTTTAATGAAATATCTAACTATATTAACTTATCAAAAGAATATAAACTTGAAGTGATTTTGCCTATAGGATATTCCATAGATCCAAAACCAAAATATAAAAGAAAAGATATAGATGATGTTTTGATTATAAAATAAAAATAATATATAATTAATTTAATAAATTGGAGTGCTTGCTTTCCATGTCAATAGGAGCAAAGCACTCCAATTTCTGTTGCAATCAGATTATTTCAATCTAATCTTTAACTTTACAGGATTATGATCAGAATTTTCAAATTCATAATTTAATGTTTTTACATATTCAATATCAATATTTGGTGAAACATAAAATCCGTCAATAACAGTAACGAAGTTTTTTCCTTTTTCATAAGCAAAAGCGACTGATCTATTGGTTGGATTGGAACTATCAACAGCCCATTTCCAACCATCAATTTTTAAATCTTTTGGTAATTCAACATAACTTTCTGGTTTTTTTTCTGTATAATCGAAATTTATCTTTGTAAATTCGCTATTCCAATCTCCACCTATAATCACATAATTTCCTTTTTCATATTCTTTTTTTGCTGTATTTAAAATAAATTCTAATTGTTGTTTTCTTAAAGTTCCACCTGAATCATATGCGCTAGGATGGATATTTAAAATAACAAGATCTTTTCCTTTATTTGTTGGTATTCTGGTTAATATTATACATCTATCTAATTGAAAAACTTTAGTTGGCCAACTATATTCTCCTGGTAATTTTAATCTTTTTGCTTCTTCAATTTTATATTTAGAAATAGTAGTTAATCCTGATAATACCTTACCCATTGGTTTTGAAAAAGGAACTGGAACAAACGAAACATTATAATTAATAGCAAATGCTATATTATAACTATTCTCAAAAACATTATTTTTTAAATATTCTAATTCATTAATATTATGACTTCTATGACTATTAATATCAATTTCTTGAATTAGATATATATCTGCAGGATTTTCTTTTAATGTATTTGCTATACCTTCAAGATATTTTCTAACATGTTCTTTATCAGGCACTGATCCTGTTCCACCATCCATAAAGAAATCTTCATACTTTCCTAATCCAGCATATCCAATATTCCAATTAAAAAGTACTAGTTCATCTGGTGCAATTTCGTCTGTATAACTCTCAACGTTTATTTTTTCTACATCTTTTGGTTTATAGTCTGTAAGTGTTCCAAATAAAATCACTCCTGGGAAATATAAAATAATAGCTACAATAACAATAATAACAACCTTTAACCACCCTGGCATCTTCTTTTTACCCATAACCTATCCCCTTTCCTGGATATTCATAATATATTATATTTTAATTAATCTTGGAAGGACTTTCAAAATTAGTTTTAATAAACCAAATATGAATTTTTATCCCCTCTTTATCTTCTAATAAATAATCAAAATCATCTATACTATTTGAATATATTACTAACCATCCTTCATTCAAATCTTTTCTTTTTAAATATTCAATTATTTGTTTTTTCGCTTTTTCATATTCATTTCCCGTTATATCTGCTTTTACTTCTATTAAATACTCTTTATTATTAAAGTTTATTAATAAGTCTATTCTTCCCCCACCTACTTGTGTTTCTGGATATACTTTTCCTTCTCCTGCTTCAATATATAAACTCAGAAATTGATCTAAATTATATTGATATACTCCTTCATAATAATTCCTTCCTTTAAACATTATTGCTCCTCTTTGTTTTATATACTTCGTATATCTTTCTAATAATTTATTTAAATCCAAGCTTCCATCTTTTTTTATATATTCCCTTACTGTATCTTTTAACGTTGCCATATAATTCTTTTCACCATTTATTTGTGGTTTGAATTTTGCATATAATGCTTTGTAATACAATGGTACTTTCACACAACATTTCCCTTCACAATTATCTATCACACCATTTAAATATAGGAATTTTATTCTTTCATCATATATTACAAATTTTACACTTTCTGGTTCAAATAATATTTTTATTATTAATTCTTTTTCTTTTTCTGCTTTTGATATTATATTTGATATATTTTTATTTATATATACATACATAAAATCATTTAATGTTTTTTCAAAATATTCTTTTGTTATTATTTGTTTATCTTTTGCTTTTTTTTCTACTAAATCATATGCCAATGCATTGGTTAATCCTGGTTGTCCGCCTGCATTTTCCCAAATTAGCTCTTTCACTTTATTATCAAATATCTGTCCTGTTTCTTTTTCATGTTGGTTTAACAAATCATACACTTGTTCTTTTGTAAAATATGGCACTTCCATATGCTCTGCTATATTAAATGGACTTGCATTATCTTCTAATATTCCACTTAAATAACTTACACTGATTAATATTACACTTCTGAGTTTATATAACATCTTTTTATGATACACATTTCTTATAACATGTAAAAATTCATTCATTAATTCTTCATTATTAAATTTCTCAAACTCATCTATCATTAGTATAATTTCTTTTCCTGTTTTGTTGTATAAATCTTCTAATACAAGCCTTATTTCATCAATTTCCTCGGGGGTTTTTAATTTAACCTTTATGTTATGTCTATATTCAATATCATCTTCTATATCTTTTATAAATGTTTTTAAAAATTGATTTTGATCTTTACTGGAATAACTTTCAAAAGATATAAATATAGGTAAATATTTATCTTTTGTCTTTTCCACTATATCATTTAAAAATGTTGTTTTTCCCGTTTGTCTTGGTGCTGATACTGTAAAGTATCTCCAATTTTCTATATGGTCTAATGCCTCTTTCATCAATTCTGGTCTTTCTATATAATAACAAGTATTCTTATCAACAGGTCCTGATGTACAAAATCGTTTCATCATCTCACCTCAATATAATCAATTATATTTTTTCTATCATATATTCATCAATATTCCTTTTTTCTGAGTCTATATTTATTCCTATTATATATATTTCTTTTTCATTGTTTTTACTCATATATTTTTCATAATATTTCTTTTCTTTTATTTGTTCAATTGCTTCTTTTGCGCTTTTATCTAATTTTATTTCAAATAAATATATTTTATCATCATGATCTAATACTAGGTCACTTCTTCCAAGATTCGTTAATTCTTCTGCTGTTACGTTTAATCCTGCTGAGGCTAATATTGTATATATTAATGAGTGATAATAACTTTCTCTTTTTTGATGTAAGTTATACGGTATTGCACTTATTATCCTTTTTATTTCTTCTATTATTTCTTCTATTTTATTTTTTGACAATAATTTCCATATTGTTTTATTTAATTCTTTTATCTTATCATTTTCTAAATTATAATTTGCTTCTAATATTAATTTTGAGAAACTATTTTTTACTTCTAAATTTGGATAGTCTAATATATACTCTTCTTCAAGACCATATTTTTCTTTTCCTTTAAAGGTTAAATATCCTGCTTGTGCAAAGAATATGTTTGCATTTGCATCTTCTATTTCTCTTGTTGTAAAGTCTAATGAATTTACTGTGTATTTTACTAAATCTTCGTATTCTATTTTTCTCCCTTTTACATATTCATATATAAATGATGGTGATCCACTTTCAAACCAATAATTTTGAAATTTCCTTTCATCAAAGAATCTTAATACTGAGAATGGATTATATACAAAATGTTCTCCATCAAATGAGAATCCATTATAATATGTTTTTATTTCTTTTAGTAATTCTTCTTTACTTATTCCCATTTCTTTTGCTGTTTCTTCTATGTGTTCTTTGAAATAATATTCTAATTCTTCTTGGGTATAACCTAACATTTGTGAATATTTTCTGTTTAGTGATATGTCATTTAAATTATTTAATGCTGAAAATACTCCTGTTTTTGTGAATTTCGTTATTCCTGTAATAAATACGAATTTTATGTATTCATCTTTTGTTTTTACTTTCTTATAGAATTCTCTTAAAAATCCTCTTATTTTTTCTGCTTCTTTTTTATTGTTTATATGCTCTAATATTGGTGATTCATATTCATCTATTAATATTACTACTTTCTCATTATATTTTTTATTTAAACTTTCTATTAAATTACCAAATTTTGTTGGAATATTATTTTTTATTATTGGCATTTCTTCATTTATATATATTTTATTTATTACTTCGTCTAAAGATTCTATAAAAGTTTCATATGTTGTTAAGGTATTATCAGACATATCTAGTTTTATAATAGGGTATTCTTTGAATTCCCATTTGTCATATATATAAGCATCTTTAAATAATTCTTTTTCGCCTTTGAATATGTAATATAATGTCGATATCGTTAAGCTCTTCCCAAATCTTCTTGGGCGAGATAGAAATATTGGCACTTCTGAACTTATTAAGTCATGTATATATTTTGTTTTATCTATATATATATAATTTCCTTCTATTATCTTTTTATAATCCTGTATTCCTATTGGTAATTTTTTCATCAGTTCCACCTCCGATTCAATTATATCATATAATATCAATAATGATTTGCTGTAAGATAGATAAAATAGTTAAAAGTATAATATCCATATATTTAATATGATATAATAATTTTAATATGAATAACTATATTTTGATATTCAAATGAATAAAATTTTTAGAGGTGTTTTTGATGGCTAAAAGAAAGATATATGGTAAAACATGGTGGGGTAAGAAATGGATTGAGGCTATGGAAAAAATAGATTTTAATACCAATAGGCTCCCTAGAGGTAGAACCTATGCTAATAAGGGATTGGTTTTGGAAGTTAGAGTAAATAGAAATTCCGATATTGTTGCTAGAGTACAGGGAACAAGAGCTACACCATATAAGGAAAAAATTTCTTTGATAAAATTTCCTTCATATGATGTAGAGATTATTGGAAGTATACTTTCTGAAAATCCATATATTGCAGGACAATTATTAAACGGAATATTACCAGAAGAATTATATGAAATTTTTCAAAAAGAAGGGATAAAATTATTTCCAGAATCATGGGATGATATAGAAGCATATTGTTCATGCCCCGATTGGGCTAATCCATGTAAGCATCTTGCTGCAGTATATTATGTTATTGCTAATGAAATTGATAAAGATCCATTCCTTTTATTTGAAATGCATGGACTAAAAAAGAAGAAATTATTGGAGCTCGCTAAAATTTCCAGTGAAAAATCGAAAAATGTCTTAAACTTTTTACCTATTAACAGTGAAAAAAATGAATTAGTTTTAGATGAAAAAATTGCTTTAGAAGAACCTTTCATTTACTTTGAAAATATAGAGGAAATAATATCATTGCTTTCTGAAAAAACTATTTTTTCTGATTTTTCAATAAAGGATTTTTTAAACGATTTATATGGACAAGGCGAAAAATATGTGAAAAACATAAAAATATTAGAAGAAAATCTGTATCTTAAAGATACAGAATTTAAAATAATTTATTCATTACAAAATCCAGATATATTAATTAAAGGATATAATCCTTTTTCAAAAGAAATAATAAAATTTGAAGATTTATTTAATTTAATGTATAGTATATCTTTTTTACCTGATAAAAACGATAATGAATATTCCTTCTTTTTTAAAAAGGTTTTAGGATTTGTATTTAATATCATTATGAATCATTCATTTGCACCAAAACCAGAAATAATTGAATCGGATAAATTTTATGTAAAATATATGCCACTTATTTCAAATTCATCTTTTATAGAATATTTGGATTATCTTGAAAAAATAATTCCAGATAATCTTGTAATTTATTTAGAAAAAAATAAAGTATTAAAAAAATCAGATGCTGTTATATATATTATATCTTTGGTTATAAAGGAAATAGTAAAAAAAGTATATGTAAATAAGAAAATGTCGCATAATATATTATCTGTGTTTTCAGAAGATAAATTGTATCCATTAAAAACATTAGAAGAAAAAAATATTGCTAATTCATTGGAAAATTATTTTGAACCTTTATTTTTTAAAAGTCAAAAATATACATTAGCCATTAAAATCATGCCGTTTATTGAAGATAGGTATTATTTATCTCTTTTAGTAAAAGATAATTCAGATGTATTATCCGAACCTATTAGTCTTACCGATTTTTTAAAAAACAAAAAATACTTTAATGAAAAAGCTAATATATTAAAACAAATAGGGTTTATTTCCAATTTATCCAATTTTTCTAAAACTATTATGAAACATGAGGATATAATAATAACTTCATCAGAATTAAGTACATTTTTTAATGATGTATTACCTGCTTTAAATGTTTTTGGTATTGATGTAATTCTTCCAAAAGAAATGAAAAAAATAGTAGAGCCAAAAGTAGTTATACAAGCAAAAAGAATTAATAATACTACAAGCTTTTTTAATTTGAATGATTTGTTAAGATTTGATTGGAAAATAGCAATAGGTGATCAGATCATATCTGCTGAAGAATTTAGAAAATTATTGGAAAAATCAGAAGGAATAATAAAATTCAAAGATATGTATATTCATCTTAATCCAAAGAAATTCTTAAACATATTGAAAAAATTAGAAAAACCTATTGATGAATTATCTAATTACGAGAGTTTAAGAGTTTTACTTTCAGAAGAATATAATGGAATACCATTATATTCGGATAATAAATTAAAAAACATAATTGATGAAATGAAAAAAATCAAAAATATTAGAATACCTAAAACATTAAATGCTGAAATGAGA from Marinitoga aeolica harbors:
- a CDS encoding endonuclease/exonuclease/phosphatase family protein, yielding MGKKKMPGWLKVVIIVIVAIILYFPGVILFGTLTDYKPKDVEKINVESYTDEIAPDELVLFNWNIGYAGLGKYEDFFMDGGTGSVPDKEHVRKYLEGIANTLKENPADIYLIQEIDINSHRSHNINELEYLKNNVFENSYNIAFAINYNVSFVPVPFSKPMGKVLSGLTTISKYKIEEAKRLKLPGEYSWPTKVFQLDRCIILTRIPTNKGKDLVILNIHPSAYDSGGTLRKQQLEFILNTAKKEYEKGNYVIIGGDWNSEFTKINFDYTEKKPESYVELPKDLKIDGWKWAVDSSNPTNRSVAFAYEKGKNFVTVIDGFYVSPNIDIEYVKTLNYEFENSDHNPVKLKIRLK
- a CDS encoding AAA family ATPase — protein: MFINFLYNFKLTKDQEYLSNELDSFLFNTLDFLIVQGSAGTGKTFLISQYARYLYRKHRNFVILAPTGRAAKILHEKSKFKTKTIHSEVYSFFDKEINLDKDEIKIYFKLKDSSWDNTIFIVDESSMISDTPQSDENLIFGSGKLLSDLIDYIKSGNNNKIIFLGDEYQLPPVNSNFSPALNREYLEKNYNLKGEKIILNEIVRQKEESYILKNANTIKNHIDKKKFINLKFEYNNDFIKTDKLIEKYNYSEPGKDIIITSTNEKALKYNQEIRKFLGYKNNIEIGDILLNTKNVYYNEINIFNGEFFKIIDILNHEKKDAFIGKKEHIILEFYDLKLENVFSSETILFKVLANSLFSKTADIDINLKKALYSFCIDDMYKKTGLPIEFVIQQLDSHPYFNALHVKYGYAVTTHKAQGGEWKNVFVDPYYYNSPKTKEYFQWLYTSITRAKERIYIKDLPFKIFSQKKLKIEKDFTVKEKIKISYNLNFSNTILRELYLAFRERILEKQFEIIGVEHHQYQEVYYIKKDKDYLKVQMYYNKNYEPTKLKIMETTNIEKAHKFLEIFNEKILEEETAYEEDSENCIKIYVDGSYDQKLKKFGAGFVVVKENKVEKYWKGYINEKFLKHRNISGEIFAVLLALEYAKKENLKCVEINYDYQGIEKWALGLWKTNTELTKYYKKQYDYYSKFFQVKFNKIKSHSGDEFNDMADELAKKAVYENDYNIKYDIEVKL
- a CDS encoding ATP-binding protein, whose product is MKKLPIGIQDYKKIIEGNYIYIDKTKYIHDLISSEVPIFLSRPRRFGKSLTISTLYYIFKGEKELFKDAYIYDKWEFKEYPIIKLDMSDNTLTTYETFIESLDEVINKIYINEEMPIIKNNIPTKFGNLIESLNKKYNEKVVILIDEYESPILEHINNKKEAEKIRGFLREFYKKVKTKDEYIKFVFITGITKFTKTGVFSALNNLNDISLNRKYSQMLGYTQEELEYYFKEHIEETAKEMGISKEELLKEIKTYYNGFSFDGEHFVYNPFSVLRFFDERKFQNYWFESGSPSFIYEYVKGRKIEYEDLVKYTVNSLDFTTREIEDANANIFFAQAGYLTFKGKEKYGLEEEYILDYPNLEVKNSFSKLILEANYNLENDKIKELNKTIWKLLSKNKIEEIIEEIKRIISAIPYNLHQKRESYYHSLIYTILASAGLNVTAEELTNLGRSDLVLDHDDKIYLFEIKLDKSAKEAIEQIKEKKYYEKYMSKNNEKEIYIIGINIDSEKRNIDEYMIEKI
- a CDS encoding DEAD/DEAH box helicase, coding for MAKRKIYGKTWWGKKWIEAMEKIDFNTNRLPRGRTYANKGLVLEVRVNRNSDIVARVQGTRATPYKEKISLIKFPSYDVEIIGSILSENPYIAGQLLNGILPEELYEIFQKEGIKLFPESWDDIEAYCSCPDWANPCKHLAAVYYVIANEIDKDPFLLFEMHGLKKKKLLELAKISSEKSKNVLNFLPINSEKNELVLDEKIALEEPFIYFENIEEIISLLSEKTIFSDFSIKDFLNDLYGQGEKYVKNIKILEENLYLKDTEFKIIYSLQNPDILIKGYNPFSKEIIKFEDLFNLMYSISFLPDKNDNEYSFFFKKVLGFVFNIIMNHSFAPKPEIIESDKFYVKYMPLISNSSFIEYLDYLEKIIPDNLVIYLEKNKVLKKSDAVIYIISLVIKEIVKKVYVNKKMSHNILSVFSEDKLYPLKTLEEKNIANSLENYFEPLFFKSQKYTLAIKIMPFIEDRYYLSLLVKDNSDVLSEPISLTDFLKNKKYFNEKANILKQIGFISNLSNFSKTIMKHEDIIITSSELSTFFNDVLPALNVFGIDVILPKEMKKIVEPKVVIQAKRINNTTSFFNLNDLLRFDWKIAIGDQIISAEEFRKLLEKSEGIIKFKDMYIHLNPKKFLNILKKLEKPIDELSNYESLRVLLSEEYNGIPLYSDNKLKNIIDEMKKIKNIRIPKTLNAEMREYQKRGYKWLKSNVDKGFGVCLADDMGLGKTIQTIAVVLKDKENKNLNEPALVVCPTTLIGNWATEIEKFAPKLKYHIYHGNNRDLKNDSDIILTSYGVIRRDIEKLEDLNWSYIILDEAQNIKNPLTKQTKAVKKLKGKKRIALTGTPVENRLLELWSIFDFLMPGYLGNYNNFIKNYAIPIEKYNDKTKLKAIKKAINPFLLRRLKTDKNIIKDLPEKIIFDQYVYLTPIQTSLYNKTVEMVNEISNFSGIERKGLIFKLITSLKQICNHPANYLKNKNFSPEESGKTQKLLDLLTDIFENNEKAIIFTQYKEMGEILEDIIKKQLKVKTLFFHGNLPRKKRDEMVEKFQTSHDYPVIIISLKAGGTGLNLTAASHVIHFDLWWNPAVEAQATDRAYRIGQKNNVIVHRFITKNTFEEKINEIIQKKKNLSNNILSIGEKWISELSDDELREIFKI
- a CDS encoding AAA-like domain-containing protein, translated to MKRFCTSGPVDKNTCYYIERPELMKEALDHIENWRYFTVSAPRQTGKTTFLNDIVEKTKDKYLPIFISFESYSSKDQNQFLKTFIKDIEDDIEYRHNIKVKLKTPEEIDEIRLVLEDLYNKTGKEIILMIDEFEKFNNEELMNEFLHVIRNVYHKKMLYKLRSVILISVSYLSGILEDNASPFNIAEHMEVPYFTKEQVYDLLNQHEKETGQIFDNKVKELIWENAGGQPGLTNALAYDLVEKKAKDKQIITKEYFEKTLNDFMYVYINKNISNIISKAEKEKELIIKILFEPESVKFVIYDERIKFLYLNGVIDNCEGKCCVKVPLYYKALYAKFKPQINGEKNYMATLKDTVREYIKKDGSLDLNKLLERYTKYIKQRGAIMFKGRNYYEGVYQYNLDQFLSLYIEAGEGKVYPETQVGGGRIDLLINFNNKEYLIEVKADITGNEYEKAKKQIIEYLKRKDLNEGWLVIYSNSIDDFDYLLEDKEGIKIHIWFIKTNFESPSKIN
- a CDS encoding nitroreductase family protein, with the translated sequence MNLLELAKKRKTVRKFDSKMPSFEDIKYAIEVAKEAPSGKNDQPWLYVLIKDDNRKKEIRKICEKGEKTFYDNSKGELREWLDKMGFSWEKPFLSEAPYLLFVYSNMKSPFSKESVWISIGYLLLALEEKGLATVTYTPSNFNEISNYINLSKEYKLEVILPIGYSIDPKPKYKRKDIDDVLIIK
- the purD gene encoding phosphoribosylamine--glycine ligase, with protein sequence MKVAVIGNGGREHAIAWKISQNPKIDKIYCIPGNGGTAVEKKCENVYIDNIDEIVNFAKKNNIELTIVGPEKYLVEGIVDEFKKNNLKIIGPDKEASKLEGSKIYAKNFAKKYGVQTAEYQFFNNIKEANEYIKNAKYPLVIKADGLAAGKGVIIAQNIKEAENALYDFMEKDIFVGAGKNIVVEEYLNGYEMSVFVLFDGYNYKIFQTAKDHKKIYDGEKGPNTGGMGAISPHPEYKNSLVKKIENKIIIPTISGIVKEGLNYKGIIFIGLMIVNEEPYLLEYNIRFGDPETQAMLLLLESDLLEIFEHIIDEKLDEIEIKWKNKVSCCIVAASEGYPLKYEKGKEININTESLVFQAGTKLENRKLLTNGGRVLSVVEVGETYKEAREKAYLSIKNITFDGIYYRNDIGKGW